Within the Thermoflexus hugenholtzii JAD2 genome, the region CCGGCGTCTGGGGGAGATCGTCTTCCGCGATCCGGCGGCGCTGCGGGATCTGGAGGCCATCGTCCACCCGGCGGTGCTCGCGGAGATCCAGCAGCGCATCCTCGCCTGCCCGGATGCCCCGGCCATCGTCATCGAGGCCATCAAGTTGATCGAGTCCGGGTTCGCCCGGGCCTGCGACAGCCTGTGGGTGGTCACCTGCCCGGAGCCCGAGCAGGTCCGCCGGCTTATGGAGGATCGGGGGCTCACCGAGGAAGAAGCCCGGATGCGGATCCGGGCCCAGCCCCCTCAGGAAGAAAAGGTCCGTCAGGCCGACGTGGTCATCGACAACAGCGGGGACCTGGAGGCCACGCGCCGGCAGGTGGAGGCCGCATGGCGGCGATGGGTGCAGGAGCGGTCATCCGCTCCGGAGGAGGCCTCCTGAAGGCGGGATTCTACGCCGGAGGAGAGGGACGATGAAGGTCACGATCCGTCGGGCTCGGCCGGCGGATGTGGACGAGATCTGCGAGCTGGTCCGCCGGGCCACCCGGGGGCGCTTGATGCCCTCCCGGGACGAGGTGTTCGACCGGATGGCGGAGCGGGGGATGCTGCTGGCCTTCAGCCCGGCGCGCGAGCTGGTCGGGCTGATCAGCTGGCGGGTGGAGAACTTGGTGGCCCGCATCCTGGACTTCCTGGTCCATCCCCTCGACCTGCGGCCCACGGTGGGGCGCCAGCTGGTGGAGGCCGTCGAGGAGGAAGCCCGCCGTCTGGAATGCGAGGCCTGCGTCCTCTATGTCTCCCCCGAGATGTCCTCCGAGGCCCTTGCCTTTTACATCGGGCTGGGGTATACCCGCTGGCCGGAGGAGAGCCTGTCGGAGCCGTGGCGCGAGGCGGCGCACGAATTCGACGCCTTCGGGCGCGTGGCCCTCATCAAGCAGATCCGCGCCGAACGGGTGACCCGCCCCATCTGAGGGGTTGCATATCCCCAGGAGAATCCCGACAGAGGAGGTAGGATCCGATGTGGGCGACGATCCGAGGGTTCGTGGAGCGACATCCACGCCTGACCGCATGGATCGCCTTGGCCATCGGGATGGTGGCCATCCTGCTCTGGTCGGCCCGAGATGTGGGGCTCACCCCCTCCCAGATGCTGGCCCTTGTGGTGGCCACCATCATCTTGGCCGGCCTGTGCGTGTGGATCATCAGCTGGGAGGACGAGGAGGAAGAGGCTGGATCTGAGGCGCAGCCCTCGAAGAAAGCGTGAGATCCCGGCGGAACGGCGTTATCCCCTCGGGCGGTGCCGCTCTCCCCTCTCCGGAGCCTGCGCGCCGGGCGGTGAGCCCTTCGGGGAGCCCTTCGCATCGATGGAGGAACCATGGAGCTCCTGGAGGCGCTGAAAGAGATCCGATCCTCTCAAGGGCTGCTGAGCTGGCTGGATGTCTTCAATGCCTGGGCGCAGGCGCGAGCGGCCGGGCCGGAGGGCCCCTTCGTTCAGGCCACAGCGGAGGCGGCCTTAAGCCACTTGGAGGAAACTCAGCCTCAGCCCTCCGATGAGGCGATGCGGTTGCTGGCCCGAGCCATCCTGGGCTGGTGGTCCTTGGCAGTGGACGCGCTGGGCGGGAGCGCGGAAGCCCAGGGCCTGCGCGTTCGGGCCCTGACCCTGGCCCGCCAGCTGGATGAGGTCACCGAGCGGCGTTGGGCTCTGTCCGCCTGGCTGGAGCGCCACGCCCCTCAGAAAGAGGAGTAAACCGCCCCCGGATTCCCGGGGACGGGAGGCTCGTTGCCCAAACAAAAACCCCGCCATGCCGTGGGCCGCCGGGCTGATGCACCCGCTCGCTCAGGTGGGAGCCTCCTGCCGGTTGCCGCCTTGACGTGCCCCGCGCGCAGGCCGTCTAACGCGTCCCCGGTCCAGAGTCCGGCCCCCTTCCTTTCAGGTGTTGGCGCCAGCCGCTGCACACAGCCGCACGCACATGGCCGGGCTACCTCTATTTTAGGTCAGGATCGCCCAAATGCGCAAGCCCCCAGGGCTTTCGGCTTTCCTGGGGCTCAGACCTCAGTGGGGACAGGGGGAGAGGGAAGAGGAGGGCGTAGAAGGCGGCCCGCGCCGCGCCCGCGGGGGCCCGCCCCTCCCGCCTCAAAACCGACCCCTTCCGCTTCAGCGAGACAAACAAACCGGACTCCTACACTCATCTCCCCTTCCACTTCTATCCCCGGCAGCCCATCCAGAAAATCCCTCCGTTGCGCTCCCACCCGCAGCCCACAGGATGGGACGCGGGTGCAGGGGAGCAATGCGTCTTGGGACGGGATGATTCCGGGTGGATGGGAGTGTGGGGTTTGGGTTCAATTGGAAGAGTGTGAATTCGTTGCCGAAAGCGTTCACGCGGAGCGGGCAGCTCTGCCGTTGAGGGAACGGTGGCCAGATGTGGGAGTGGCGTTGAGAGGCACCGCCCCCCTGATTTCAGGCACCATCGGGGCTCCCCGCCTTCCTCAAATAGAGGAGAAGCCATTGCTTGCTTGTCCTTCTCGGCTATAATCGAAACAGATGTTCTTCCGCAACTTGACCGTGGATCCACTCGCGCGGAGGATCTCCTTCATGAACGTGACCATCGCCCAGTCAGCGTTTGAGCGTGCCCTGTCGGTGGCGGGCCGGGCGGTTCCTTCCCGGGCCACTTTGCCAACCCTCACGCACGTGCTGTTGCAGGCCGAGCCCGGGCGGTTGAAAGTCGCCGGCACGGATCTCAATCTGGCTATCATTACATGGGAAGAGGCGCTCGTCTCCGAGCCCGGCGGCATCACGGTCCCGGCGAAGCCCCTCGCAGAGTTCATCGGAGCTCTTCCGGACGAGCCGATCCATCTCCAAGTGGACCGGGAGACATGGACCCTCCAAATCGTGTGCGGAGCCTATGAGACGGCGATGAAGGGGCTGGATCCGGAGGAGTATCCGATCCTCCCGGAGCTGGAGGGAGACGGCTTCGCCCTGGACCCGGAGGATTTCCGACTGGCGATCGATCAGGTGACCTTCGCCGCGGCGACGGACGAGACCCGACCGATCCTGACCGGGGTTCTGATCCGCCGGGAGGAAGGGCGACCGGCCGGGCAGCCCGCGGGGGTGGCGACCTTCCTCACTATGGCGGCTGCCGATGGCTACCGGCTCTCCGTCAAGACCCTCCCGGCCCTGCGGGCGCCTGAGGGCGCCTTCTCGGTGATCGTCCCAGCGAGCGCCCTCGAGGAGGTGGGCCGGCTGCTGAAGGGAGAGACGGAGCCGGTGTCCATGATGGCGCTACGGGGGCGCAATCAGGTGGGCTTCCGGCTCCGCCGGGTGGCGGTGCTCTCCCAGCTCATCGAAGGCCAGTTCCCGGACTTCCAGGCCATCATCCCGAAGCGCTGGGAGACCCGGATGGAGGCCCCCCGGGATGCGTTGCTGAAAGCGTGCAAGGCCCTCAGCGTGTTCGCCCGGGAGACCTCGAACGCGGTCCGGCTGGTCCTCACGCCGGGG harbors:
- the coaE gene encoding dephospho-CoA kinase (Dephospho-CoA kinase (CoaE) performs the final step in coenzyme A biosynthesis.), producing MGKRPLWIGLTGNIACGKSTVARMLAEMGAYVIDADAIAHEVIRKGTPAYEAILRRFGPGILRADGEIDRRRLGEIVFRDPAALRDLEAIVHPAVLAEIQQRILACPDAPAIVIEAIKLIESGFARACDSLWVVTCPEPEQVRRLMEDRGLTEEEARMRIRAQPPQEEKVRQADVVIDNSGDLEATRRQVEAAWRRWVQERSSAPEEAS
- a CDS encoding GNAT family N-acetyltransferase — encoded protein: MKVTIRRARPADVDEICELVRRATRGRLMPSRDEVFDRMAERGMLLAFSPARELVGLISWRVENLVARILDFLVHPLDLRPTVGRQLVEAVEEEARRLECEACVLYVSPEMSSEALAFYIGLGYTRWPEESLSEPWREAAHEFDAFGRVALIKQIRAERVTRPI
- the dnaN gene encoding DNA polymerase III subunit beta codes for the protein MNVTIAQSAFERALSVAGRAVPSRATLPTLTHVLLQAEPGRLKVAGTDLNLAIITWEEALVSEPGGITVPAKPLAEFIGALPDEPIHLQVDRETWTLQIVCGAYETAMKGLDPEEYPILPELEGDGFALDPEDFRLAIDQVTFAAATDETRPILTGVLIRREEGRPAGQPAGVATFLTMAAADGYRLSVKTLPALRAPEGAFSVIVPASALEEVGRLLKGETEPVSMMALRGRNQVGFRLRRVAVLSQLIEGQFPDFQAIIPKRWETRMEAPRDALLKACKALSVFARETSNAVRLVLTPGEEGRPGQVLLQSRSPEKGETKVSIDALVEGNRLEIAFNVRFLMDVLEAIEDDRVAFEMTTPQSPVKVLPVSDPSFVHVVMPMFL